One genomic region from Leptolyngbyaceae cyanobacterium JSC-12 encodes:
- a CDS encoding hypothetical protein (IMG reference gene:2510098593) encodes MTNNIRFEKWSYSGESSRFVPERNSGKVVYRLPTMPQRSHPTPAKPGDRKTMAQPPLPPPPNPKYQQPALAQELDMQAQEISGAASTRADIPAPYDVYTEGPITYFNYYFEEMGNTVPEFNDSQKSRSKLPLGFIGAGAVAATVVSGLVIGDVLKPTDAPKSNEPTKPSNQQDSAKNLPRLASASPEKLNTDRFLNPIAPQTPTNARTKLAPRKTTSLQQLQQLQNLPASPPIAMPETLALSQPTSSPQSNIQRPQVPVRNQAISQNVNIPRLSVQEAASRQAALSPVAQPETFPTSNQPAPQQPASVTPSSTNGTPNTIGLPPFAPSSDQTVTDQGNPAPIAPADEMAPVSPPLSQIRNPQVSNPQASTGEVKNLTSGPAIATSPFSNTRASQPAQQLEALKDYLALPQTGSSRAVSIMPLSQQAATEAANEEQIGRFTVRQVSPQDYQKEWVASNKTVEDPAIALAYPAYGFIDYQRQLIVVLQEKSQDAPMQSQRLTVPSS; translated from the coding sequence ATGACCAATAACATCAGATTTGAAAAATGGTCTTACTCTGGTGAATCATCTAGATTCGTGCCAGAGCGCAATTCAGGAAAAGTCGTTTACAGGTTACCCACCATGCCTCAGCGATCGCACCCTACTCCTGCAAAACCAGGCGATCGCAAGACGATGGCTCAGCCACCCCTGCCACCTCCACCCAACCCCAAATATCAGCAACCTGCTTTAGCACAGGAACTGGATATGCAAGCCCAAGAGATATCCGGAGCTGCATCAACCCGTGCAGACATTCCCGCTCCCTACGATGTCTACACCGAGGGACCAATCACTTACTTCAACTATTACTTTGAAGAAATGGGAAATACCGTCCCTGAGTTCAATGATAGTCAAAAATCTCGGTCTAAATTGCCACTTGGGTTTATTGGTGCAGGTGCAGTAGCAGCAACAGTTGTTTCCGGCTTGGTAATTGGAGACGTACTCAAGCCAACTGATGCACCCAAAAGTAACGAACCAACGAAGCCATCCAACCAGCAAGATTCAGCTAAGAATTTACCCCGTCTAGCTTCAGCATCGCCAGAGAAACTCAATACAGATCGATTCCTGAATCCAATCGCTCCTCAAACTCCTACTAATGCTCGCACTAAACTTGCACCTCGAAAAACAACATCATTACAGCAGTTGCAACAGTTGCAAAATCTCCCTGCATCCCCTCCTATTGCGATGCCAGAAACACTAGCGTTGAGTCAGCCAACCTCCTCCCCGCAATCTAATATACAGCGCCCCCAAGTTCCTGTTCGCAATCAAGCTATCTCACAAAATGTCAACATTCCTCGCTTGAGTGTGCAAGAAGCGGCATCTCGGCAAGCAGCATTGTCTCCTGTAGCTCAGCCCGAAACCTTTCCAACGAGTAATCAGCCCGCTCCTCAACAACCTGCCTCGGTGACTCCATCCTCCACAAATGGAACTCCTAACACGATAGGGCTACCTCCGTTCGCTCCATCGTCTGACCAGACTGTTACCGATCAGGGCAATCCTGCTCCAATTGCTCCTGCAGATGAGATGGCTCCAGTGAGTCCGCCTCTTTCTCAAATCAGGAACCCTCAAGTCAGCAATCCTCAAGCCAGTACTGGAGAGGTGAAGAATTTAACATCTGGACCTGCGATCGCAACATCACCATTCTCAAACACACGAGCCAGCCAGCCAGCCCAGCAACTGGAGGCACTGAAAGACTATTTAGCTTTGCCACAAACAGGTTCCTCTAGGGCTGTAAGCATTATGCCGCTGAGCCAACAAGCTGCCACAGAAGCTGCGAACGAAGAACAAATTGGTCGTTTCACAGTGCGCCAAGTCAGTCCTCAGGACTACCAAAAAGAGTGGGTCGCCAGCAATAAAACCGTTGAAGATCCAGCGATCGCCTTGGCCTATCCTGCCTATGGGTTCATCGATTATCAACGTCAACTCATCGTTGTACTGCAAGAGAAATCTCAAGATGCTCCCATGCAATCTCAACGGTTGACAGTTCCCAGTTCGTAA
- a CDS encoding periplasmic protein involved in polysaccharide export (IMG reference gene:2510098594~PFAM: Polysaccharide biosynthesis/export protein; SLBB domain), with product MSLDKKPLCQLPNPHFYNQLIFPIVIWMAIITPVTAQTTRRSTPPPQPIVQASEGDGYILGAGDRLKIDIFNVQEFSGEYQVLPNGTVNLPLVGAVGVQGRTLGQAERAISARYNPVLQQPVITVSLLVPRPIRVAVSGEVNRPGTYTVPAATGATEVNVPSLTRTIQLAEGVTQAADLRNVQIRRKRPVGNTADEVIQVNLWELLRTGNLQQDVRLQDGDSILIPATTAVNLEEAQQLAAANFAARNNRPLKITVVGQVNRPGPYTLIEGAVGQRDQLINPNLLQVPSVTRAIQVAGGITQQADIRNIQVRRLTRLGAPQVIKLDFWKLLKGGDVLQDLPLQDGDTIEIPVATLVNDSEITELATASFSPDRITVNISGEVERPGAVSLQPNTPLNQAILTAGGFTRKAVKREVTLIRLNPNGTVTKRDVAINLEQGVNDQNNPALRNNDIIIVRKTGFSTFIDRANDVLGPITGLTNFFRIFGF from the coding sequence GTGAGCCTGGATAAAAAGCCCCTCTGCCAATTGCCCAATCCTCACTTTTACAATCAATTGATTTTCCCAATTGTCATTTGGATGGCGATTATTACACCTGTTACAGCCCAAACAACCAGACGCTCTACTCCTCCGCCACAACCTATTGTGCAAGCCTCTGAAGGAGACGGCTACATTTTGGGAGCGGGCGATCGCTTAAAAATTGACATCTTTAATGTGCAAGAATTTAGCGGAGAATACCAGGTGCTTCCCAACGGAACGGTTAATCTGCCATTAGTCGGAGCTGTAGGAGTTCAGGGACGCACGTTAGGACAAGCTGAACGAGCCATTTCGGCACGGTACAATCCAGTTTTGCAACAGCCAGTCATTACGGTTAGCTTGCTCGTACCCCGTCCAATTCGGGTGGCAGTTTCCGGCGAAGTGAATCGTCCTGGAACTTACACCGTACCCGCTGCTACCGGAGCGACGGAAGTGAATGTTCCCAGCCTGACACGCACGATTCAACTGGCGGAAGGCGTTACCCAAGCTGCCGATTTACGTAATGTGCAAATTCGTCGTAAGCGACCTGTTGGTAATACCGCAGATGAAGTGATTCAGGTTAATTTGTGGGAGTTGCTGCGAACGGGGAATTTACAACAGGATGTGCGTTTACAAGATGGGGATAGCATCCTGATTCCTGCCACAACAGCCGTTAACCTCGAAGAAGCGCAACAACTGGCAGCCGCTAATTTTGCAGCCCGCAATAATCGTCCCCTCAAAATTACTGTTGTTGGGCAGGTGAATCGTCCTGGACCTTACACCCTAATTGAAGGTGCTGTAGGACAACGAGACCAATTGATCAATCCGAACTTGCTGCAAGTTCCCAGCGTCACGCGAGCAATTCAAGTTGCTGGTGGTATTACACAACAGGCTGATATTCGTAATATTCAGGTACGTAGACTAACCCGATTAGGTGCGCCTCAAGTTATTAAGCTTGATTTTTGGAAGTTATTAAAAGGGGGAGATGTATTACAAGATTTACCACTGCAAGATGGTGACACTATTGAAATTCCAGTTGCAACGCTAGTGAATGATAGTGAAATTACAGAATTAGCAACTGCTAGTTTTTCACCTGATAGAATCACGGTCAATATTTCAGGTGAAGTTGAAAGACCTGGTGCTGTTTCGCTGCAGCCAAATACTCCCTTAAATCAGGCTATTTTAACAGCAGGAGGATTTACTCGAAAGGCAGTTAAACGAGAAGTTACACTGATTCGTTTAAATCCGAATGGAACTGTTACTAAACGTGATGTCGCGATTAATCTGGAGCAGGGTGTTAATGATCAAAATAATCCGGCTCTCCGTAATAACGATATTATTATTGTCAGGAAAACAGGATTTTCCACATTTATTGATCGGGCAAATGATGTGTTAGGACCAATTACTGGATTGACCAATTTCTTTAGAATATTTGGATTTTAA
- a CDS encoding glycosyltransferase (IMG reference gene:2510098595~PFAM: Glycosyl transferases group 1), producing the protein MKIALVHDYLTQRGGAERVFELLCKRFPDADVFTSLYDPKHTIDLGDRLVRTTILQSVPGATKYFRLMAPFYYPAFRALDLQDYDLIISSSTSFAKAVRKRPDATHICFCHNVTRFLWDTQTYLREYSDYQNFYPFIEKIFQAMRRMDLKYAQEPDLYIANSSIVAERIRKIYGKQAIVINYPIDVNRFTFSDKKENFYLASARMISYKRLDVIVEAFNWLGWTLLITGDGPERERLQAQALGNVKFLGHVSDAERTELMSKAQSVVVAALEDYGLVPVEANASGTPVISYGAGGVLDTQIPGETGMFFKRQTPESLQAALLEATNVSWNYKQIREHAINHFSENVFFSKVEQVLKQVC; encoded by the coding sequence ATGAAAATAGCTCTTGTTCACGATTATCTAACCCAACGTGGGGGCGCGGAGCGTGTTTTTGAATTGCTCTGTAAGCGGTTTCCTGATGCGGATGTATTTACATCATTGTATGACCCAAAACACACGATTGATTTAGGCGATCGCCTGGTTCGCACCACAATATTGCAAAGTGTTCCCGGTGCAACCAAGTATTTCAGGTTAATGGCACCATTTTATTATCCTGCTTTTCGCGCTCTCGATTTGCAGGACTATGACCTAATTATCAGCAGCAGCACAAGTTTTGCAAAGGCGGTAAGAAAACGTCCTGATGCCACCCATATCTGCTTCTGTCACAACGTCACTCGTTTTTTGTGGGATACCCAAACCTATCTGCGGGAATACAGTGATTATCAGAACTTTTACCCCTTCATTGAGAAGATCTTCCAGGCAATGCGACGGATGGATCTGAAGTACGCGCAGGAACCTGATCTCTATATCGCCAACTCCAGCATCGTCGCTGAGCGCATTCGTAAGATTTATGGCAAGCAGGCGATCGTCATTAATTATCCAATTGATGTGAACCGTTTCACCTTCTCGGATAAAAAGGAAAACTTCTATCTGGCATCAGCACGCATGATCAGTTACAAACGGTTAGACGTGATTGTTGAAGCGTTTAACTGGCTAGGCTGGACGTTGTTGATTACGGGAGATGGTCCGGAACGGGAACGGTTGCAGGCGCAAGCGTTAGGGAACGTGAAATTTTTAGGGCATGTGAGTGATGCGGAACGGACTGAACTCATGTCCAAAGCGCAATCAGTGGTTGTGGCAGCACTTGAAGACTATGGATTAGTTCCGGTAGAGGCCAATGCCAGCGGAACACCTGTCATTTCCTATGGAGCTGGCGGTGTACTGGATACTCAAATTCCAGGAGAAACAGGAATGTTCTTCAAGCGGCAAACACCAGAATCGCTGCAAGCGGCATTATTAGAAGCAACTAACGTTTCATGGAACTACAAACAAATTCGAGAACATGCCATCAATCATTTTTCGGAGAATGTCTTCTTCAGCAAAGTAGAACAGGTATTAAAACAAGTTTGCTAA
- a CDS encoding ATPase involved in chromosome partitioning (IMG reference gene:2510098596~PFAM: Chain length determinant protein; CobQ/CobB/MinD/ParA nucleotide binding domain~TIGRFAM: capsular exopolysaccharide family), translating into MQATQSIINPTVETEAGYGQILTVLLRRKFWVLGMFTAAIAVAALQSMRQEPTYISNMQLLIEPNYQGKPNKSAGLENEFADANVEVDTATQINLLQSSALLRQAMVLLQPKYPEIDPNNPASVAAFKSSINVSQVVQKTGRDNIATKIFQIVYTSNSPEKTQEVLKALQKVYLDYNREQQRLRLAKGLAFVNEQLPQIKNKLQQSEDELKQFRKNQELIDPDLQAKVQTEALYRIQQEQQTNQVQLRDLRSRYTDLQRQVALSPQNAIAVSRLSQSARYQSLLNEIQKTELQLEQQRVRFKDQTPFVQQLINQRQRQVALLQTETRRILGSGSSLTSSSGEQLLSQGQLGALDLNLVNALVETQVNLQAVQAREQTLRTIQQQLREDLKRFPDILAEYGRLQPEVELSRETLKQLLKAQQDIGLEIARGGFDWQVVEEPQLGGRIGPGLMRNLLLGAVAGLVLGGAAAFAREAMDDSVHSSDDLKKQVPVPLLGMVPALSLESEEEQPLLNLPFGRSRALVNPNANLLQWRPFRESMDLLYQNIQLLSATESLKSLVVTSALAGEGKSTLILGLAISAARLHQRVLLIDADLRRPSLHKLLNLPNDRGLSTLLSNNDPLPSQLDARDSNLRSNISVITAGPTPSDSAKLLSSQRMRDVIARFEQSYDLVLLDAPPVLGMVDAMLAASCCDGVLMVGRIDQVTRSDLNQAISMLNKLNVIGVVANSASYQPRKNGHYQRHN; encoded by the coding sequence ATGCAGGCAACTCAAAGCATCATCAATCCGACAGTTGAAACCGAAGCAGGCTATGGACAGATTCTCACTGTTCTGTTGCGGCGGAAGTTTTGGGTGTTGGGAATGTTTACTGCCGCGATCGCAGTAGCAGCGTTGCAATCGATGCGACAGGAGCCGACTTACATTAGTAATATGCAATTGCTGATTGAACCCAACTATCAGGGTAAACCCAACAAAAGTGCTGGATTGGAGAATGAATTTGCAGATGCCAACGTAGAAGTGGATACCGCAACCCAAATTAACTTACTGCAAAGCTCAGCCTTGCTGCGTCAGGCAATGGTTTTGCTACAACCGAAGTATCCAGAAATCGATCCAAATAATCCTGCTAGTGTAGCAGCATTTAAGAGTTCGATTAATGTGAGTCAGGTCGTGCAAAAAACCGGAAGAGATAATATTGCTACAAAGATATTCCAAATTGTTTATACATCAAATAGCCCAGAAAAGACTCAGGAAGTCTTAAAAGCTTTGCAAAAAGTTTATTTAGACTACAACCGTGAACAACAGAGACTAAGACTTGCGAAAGGATTGGCTTTTGTCAATGAACAACTCCCACAAATAAAAAACAAATTACAACAGTCTGAGGATGAGCTAAAACAGTTTCGCAAAAATCAAGAACTGATTGATCCAGATTTACAGGCAAAGGTGCAAACAGAAGCGCTGTATCGGATTCAGCAAGAACAGCAAACGAACCAGGTGCAATTACGAGATTTACGCAGTCGCTACACAGATTTACAACGGCAGGTTGCACTTTCTCCCCAAAACGCGATCGCCGTGTCTCGTTTGAGCCAATCAGCGCGGTATCAGAGCTTGCTGAATGAGATTCAAAAAACAGAATTACAACTGGAGCAACAACGAGTTCGATTTAAAGATCAAACTCCATTTGTCCAGCAACTGATCAATCAACGCCAACGACAGGTTGCCTTGTTGCAGACTGAAACACGCCGAATCTTAGGGTCTGGAAGTTCCCTAACAAGCAGCAGTGGAGAACAACTACTATCGCAAGGGCAACTAGGAGCTTTAGATTTGAATTTGGTGAATGCTCTGGTTGAAACGCAAGTGAATTTACAAGCAGTACAAGCCCGTGAACAAACGCTTAGAACCATTCAGCAACAGCTTCGGGAAGATTTGAAGCGATTTCCAGATATTTTAGCGGAATATGGACGCTTGCAGCCAGAAGTGGAATTGTCACGAGAAACGCTGAAGCAATTACTGAAAGCTCAGCAAGACATTGGTTTGGAAATTGCGCGAGGCGGGTTTGATTGGCAAGTGGTGGAGGAACCCCAGTTAGGTGGCAGAATAGGACCGGGGCTTATGCGCAACTTACTCTTAGGCGCGGTTGCTGGCTTAGTGTTGGGAGGGGCAGCGGCTTTTGCACGGGAAGCAATGGATGATTCGGTTCACAGTTCGGACGATCTCAAGAAACAAGTTCCAGTGCCCCTCCTGGGAATGGTTCCTGCTCTCAGTTTAGAATCTGAAGAAGAGCAGCCGTTACTGAATTTGCCATTTGGGCGATCGCGTGCCTTGGTCAATCCCAATGCCAATCTGTTGCAGTGGCGACCATTCCGAGAATCGATGGATTTGCTCTATCAAAATATTCAGCTATTGAGTGCGACCGAGTCATTGAAATCCTTGGTAGTAACCTCAGCGCTGGCAGGCGAGGGTAAATCCACGTTGATTTTAGGACTTGCCATCAGTGCAGCTCGACTACACCAGCGAGTACTTCTGATCGATGCAGATTTACGTCGTCCCAGTTTACACAAGCTGCTCAACTTACCAAACGATCGCGGCTTATCAACGCTCCTGTCAAACAACGATCCACTCCCTAGTCAACTAGACGCCAGAGACTCCAATCTTCGCAGCAACATTTCAGTTATCACTGCCGGTCCAACACCCAGTGACTCGGCTAAACTGCTGAGTTCCCAACGAATGCGAGACGTGATTGCCAGATTTGAGCAATCCTATGATTTGGTCTTGCTGGATGCACCACCTGTTTTAGGAATGGTGGATGCCATGCTGGCAGCATCCTGCTGTGATGGCGTGTTGATGGTAGGTCGCATTGATCAGGTGACCCGCAGTGATTTGAACCAGGCGATCTCAATGTTGAACAAATTGAATGTGATCGGGGTTGTTGCCAATAGTGCATCCTACCAACCTCGGAAGAATGGGCACTACCAACGGCACAACTGA
- a CDS encoding glycosyl transferase possibly involved in lipopolysaccharide synthesis (IMG reference gene:2510098597~PFAM: Bacterial sugar transferase), translating to MNTCPISLQQYKVSSPAIPTLHPNCTLTWRQRKLIVRPSESGMALLPSLRRQDWLIDCLQRSTAKVVKLDPALGEAHLKFWADACQQAEKPVYLRLRSAPNLPQKQCPWGWQLKRLLDWVAAAVLLLFLSPLMLVLASLIAIFSPGPIFYYQWRIGERGKLFRIIKFRSMVVGAERLHHQVMTHQQGLHKLKDDPRVTPLGRLMRKYSLDELPQLFNVLRGEMSLVGPRPWALYDAVRISPDLQHRLNAMPGITGAWQVKARSHMLDLNLVNRHDLNYLSSWSIWCDFKFLLLTIPKVLSGFGAY from the coding sequence ATGAACACTTGTCCAATCTCTTTACAACAATACAAAGTTTCTTCACCTGCTATTCCAACTTTACACCCTAACTGTACGCTTACCTGGCGCCAACGTAAGTTAATTGTACGTCCATCGGAATCTGGAATGGCTCTTTTACCTTCTCTCAGGCGACAAGATTGGTTAATCGACTGCCTGCAGCGATCAACTGCTAAAGTGGTGAAGCTAGATCCTGCCCTGGGCGAAGCGCATCTAAAGTTTTGGGCAGATGCCTGCCAACAAGCTGAAAAACCTGTTTATCTTAGACTTCGTTCAGCTCCAAACTTGCCTCAAAAACAGTGCCCATGGGGTTGGCAATTAAAGCGATTGTTAGACTGGGTAGCGGCGGCTGTTCTGCTTCTGTTTCTAAGTCCTTTGATGTTAGTGCTAGCGAGCTTAATTGCAATCTTTTCCCCAGGACCCATTTTCTATTACCAGTGGCGGATTGGTGAGCGCGGAAAACTATTCCGAATCATCAAATTTCGTTCGATGGTTGTGGGGGCTGAGCGATTGCATCATCAAGTGATGACTCATCAGCAAGGGTTACACAAACTAAAGGATGATCCACGAGTAACACCGTTAGGGCGATTGATGCGGAAATATAGTTTGGATGAACTGCCTCAGTTGTTTAATGTGTTGCGGGGTGAAATGAGTTTGGTTGGTCCGCGTCCCTGGGCATTGTATGACGCGGTGCGAATTAGTCCAGACTTACAACATCGGCTGAATGCTATGCCTGGAATCACAGGTGCCTGGCAGGTTAAAGCGCGATCGCACATGCTAGATCTCAATTTAGTCAATCGGCATGACCTCAACTATCTCAGCAGTTGGTCAATCTGGTGTGATTTTAAGTTTTTGCTACTCACGATTCCCAAAGTCCTGTCTGGATTTGGAGCATACTAG
- a CDS encoding hypothetical protein (IMG reference gene:2510098598~PFAM: DUF218 domain) codes for MLLSIPLSLWFDIRGKVQLWFSTPQLVLFPLCALYLSTYLPGFRRGWKSVARWGTASLVMAYLLIISPLGATLTMGGLTVFLPADDGQPADAVVVLGRGSLQPIERTQQAAKLWQARRAPVILASGDDDAPKFVRWLAADGIPTSALLQEPCSLTTEENAVLSALVLQQIQAKRIILVTDTPHMLRSLLTFRSLGFEILPQPIPFPTHLASIDTSIIALKEYVGIAIYAFFGRFRDRSTIANHQTTQLVQHRLAHCTQRNSFSSTQPF; via the coding sequence ATGCTGCTATCTATTCCCCTCTCCCTGTGGTTTGACATTCGTGGGAAAGTGCAACTGTGGTTCTCCACGCCCCAACTGGTTTTATTCCCCCTCTGTGCTCTGTATCTTTCAACCTATTTGCCTGGTTTTAGAAGAGGCTGGAAATCGGTTGCCCGGTGGGGGACAGCTAGTTTGGTGATGGCTTACTTGCTGATTATCTCTCCTCTGGGAGCCACGTTAACAATGGGTGGACTCACAGTATTTCTGCCTGCGGATGATGGTCAGCCCGCTGATGCGGTCGTGGTTTTGGGCAGAGGCAGCCTGCAACCGATTGAACGCACCCAGCAAGCAGCAAAGCTTTGGCAGGCGCGCCGTGCCCCAGTAATATTGGCATCCGGCGATGATGATGCTCCTAAGTTTGTACGCTGGCTAGCCGCAGATGGGATTCCAACTTCCGCCTTGCTGCAAGAACCGTGTTCCCTAACGACGGAGGAAAATGCTGTCTTATCTGCTCTGGTTTTGCAGCAAATACAAGCAAAGCGCATTATTTTAGTAACCGATACTCCCCATATGCTGCGATCGCTGTTGACCTTTCGCAGTCTGGGGTTTGAGATACTGCCTCAACCGATTCCCTTTCCTACTCATCTTGCTTCAATCGATACCAGCATTATTGCGTTGAAAGAGTACGTTGGGATAGCCATCTATGCTTTCTTTGGTCGGTTTCGCGATCGCTCTACTATTGCCAATCATCAAACAACTCAACTCGTGCAACATCGGTTAGCCCATTGCACCCAGCGCAATTCCTTCAGTAGTACCCAACCGTTTTAG